TCAGCTCTAGTTTAACATATTATACTACATTTCGTAGCATAGTCCTagcgtttatatatatatatatatatatatatatatatatatatatatatatatatatatatatatatatatattatatttatatatttatttgtttataaatttattcatttatttataaaaTCCAGTATAGATCtgccttcttatttatttttttttattagttcctTCCATATCTTCACAAAACTCATAGTATACGTATCTCATGATggtataaaatgacaaaaaaatgccGCTAACCCACTTCATGCTACATGTGACTCGGGATTTCTCCAAAGCAAGTGTTTTTCTATCTACCCCCAGGCGTGACCTGTGGGAAATTAAAAATTTCATGCCATATTGGAAAATTAATCACTACCTTTAGAAAATAATATCCCAATTGcaatgtgatttttttatgGGAATGGATTGATAATTTACCCTTtgtttcttatgggaaaaatgtgTGGGGTATAATCTTGAACAGATTAAGGACGTATGCCAAGGTATTGCCGTATAACCTTAGTTTATGTACCACAATTTTATTCATGTTCCAGCTATGTCCGTCTATCATGACGAAATTGAAATTGAGGATTTTGACTTTGACGAAGAAACAGAGCTCTACACGTACCCTTGTCCTTGTGGAGACCGCTTCCAGATCAGCAAGGAGGACCTAGCTTCTGGGGAGGATACTGCTACCTGCCCCAGCTGTTCCCTCATTGTAAAAGTAGTTTACAATATTGtgagttattatcattatattgatttttattCCAAAAAATTAGAGAGATCAGTCAGAAGTAGCTATTCTGCACATCaactaaattaatgaaaattattTTCCAAATTAATTCAATTGGAATATGTATGTTGTGCCCCTTTACACAGAATAATTATAATTAAGAAGTATATTAATAGCTTCATCGTTATAACCAAATTTATGTTTTATCAtactgtgcacacacacacacacacacacacacacacacacacacacacacacacacacacacacacacacacacacacacacaccacgtagtgtagtggttagcacgctcgactcacaatcgagagggtcgggttcgagtcccgggaagtggcgaggcaaatgggcaagcctcttaatgtgtggcccctgttcaccgagcagtaaataggtacggcatgtaactcgaggggttgtggcctcgctctcccggtgtgtcttgtggtctcagtcctaccggagatcggtgtatgagctctgagctcgctctgtaatgggaaagactggttgggtgatcagcaggcaactgaggtgaattacacacacacacacacacacacacacacacacaccacgtagtgtagtggttagcacgctcgactcacaatcgagagggccgggttcaagtcccgggaagtggcgaggcaaatgggcaagcctcttaatgtgtggcccctgttcacctagcagtaaataggtacgggatgtaactcgaggggttgtggcctcgctctcctggtgtgtgtttgtgtgttgtggtctcggtcctacccggagatcggtgtatgagctctgagctcgctccgtaatgggaaagactggctgggtgaccagcaggctaccgaggtgaattgcacacacacacacacacacacacacacacacacacacacacacacacacacacacacacacacacacacacacacacacacacaatgtaatgTATGATACATACATGGATATATTGTATgctatatctatatatactgTACTCTATATTTCCAAAAGAGTTTGTAGCAACAGAACAGTAGAGACTTGTATTCACTTTGATTTAGATGATCACATATGATCTTCCTCATAAGTTACTGGACTTAGATTCAGCCTGAGTGCCCTGTCAGGTTCTGTCTGCAGTACAGATGTTTCATGACCAGTTTATCTCACCATCAAATAAATTTCTCAGAGGTTCCATAATGCTCCAAGAGGGATATGAAACCAAAGGAGATGGAATTTTGTAGTAAGATTAGCACTTTCCTATAGAAGTAATCAACAATCTTTACTAAGAAAAAAGCAATATTAAAGTTCTGATGATTTCAAAATATATCTACAGAAATctttaattaaaaaaacaaaagctgGTCCAGCAGTGGAATTGATGCAGGTCATGCCCTTTTGTTCACTATGACCCATGTATGTTCATCACTGCTacctctgttatttttcttcaaggcATGCAGGTGCCCAGAATATAAACACTAAACACATTTCATATTTCAGGATGATTTTGCTGAGTATGAAGAGGAGCGTGTAGTTGCCACTAAGGAAAAACAGCTAGTAAAAAATTGAAGGATTGTTGCATAAATACATCACTCTTTATCTTGTAAGTAATTTTGCAATCAATATACAAGTATACAAGTACATTTATATATtccaaatggaaaaaaaataattacagacagacagtgttTCACTGTCTGGGTGAGGACTGTACAAAGAATACATACAGCAGAACCATGATATTTGTACACTATCCATTTTGTACAAAAGACGaataatttttcccataagaaataATGTAAGATGGATTAATCTATTCCAGACTGACAGATGACTGCTTATTTAATCCATAACTGACTGATGATAGTTTATGTAAGGATGTACCACCCTGTTTTGAAGcagttggtggtgatgactggctAACCTGTTCTGTTTACATCTCCCCTTTCACCTTATCAAACAATGGAGAGgggtgtttcctttttcctttgctgCCTCCTTGGATTTGTCAAACATCATTTCATTATGATGAATGAAGGTGCTTGGATTATGTTTCATGAATAGTAtactgtatgattttttttaaatctatgTAATCAtgttcatatgtgtgtgtgtatgtgagagagagagagagagagagagagttatcaagTGGGAAGTTTTCTTGTGTGTGCGTATATTTGTGCCTGTCTTTCaatattattcacacacacacacacacacacacacacacacacacacacacacacacacacacacacacacacacacacacacagcatgcaTGGATGATGCTTTGCGTTTGGGAGCTAGCACGAGACAAACATGTAGCACAGTCAGTAACAAGGCGACACTATAAATCACAAACAAGCGTGCTAATAGTAATTTTATGGGGAAAAATTTAACTATTATAATAAATGTTAGGTTTCCACTGTAAATGGCTTTATGTATGATGAAGGATCAGGAACTTTTATTGAAGATCTATGATGAGAATATTAAAACACATATTTCATTACATCATTTATTTAAATCAACTGTGAGGGTATCCTTGGATTCTTTGCCTATTGTGAACtactgtaaataaaaatgtacaaatatagaaataatGGAGTAGCTAAAAAGCATTTGAAAGCCTAACAGTTACACATTATTTGAATAGATAATTTCTAACATAACCAGTTTTCTTTGAATATGCACCATACTTGAGAGGTCATGTTGATGTATTCAATGTGGTTGTTATACTTTGTTTACTCATGCAGTCTGTTATTCACAGTAAGCAAGATGGGTGGAAGAGGTCGTGGGCGTGGCCGAGGAAAGGGCATGAGTTTGGAGCAGCTTGGAGTACAGAAGGGAGAAGTCTTACCTGATAGGATTGTTGGTCCACCTGAAACATATCCACCACTTGAATTCAGACCAGTGCAgccaacacaagaaaagaatttGGCCGAATCATACTTATTGGTTGTCAAGAAAGAGTACCGGGAACATATGCAAAATTCTCAGTTTTACATTCAACCTGGAGTTAAAAGAAAGGATATTGAGAGATATTCTGACAGGTACCAACTTTTGTCTAGTCATCGAGGCCAACTTAGCCTTAATTGGTCTCGGTTCCCTAAAGAACTTCACCCCACTTCAGTGTCtattttaaggaaaaaaagaaagaaagaagccgAAAAGGTTAAAGTCAATGTAAAGAAGGCTCGAACCAAAGACATGAATGTTAGTGAGACTCTGGAAGCTCTAGAAAAAGCAGAAGCAATGGGtatggaagataatgaagaagatgaaagagaaaatgcagATAAAGCAGAAGTTGAAGATGTGGAAGAGCTTGAAGAGGCTGATGAAGAGTTGGATGAAGGGACAGACTATTTCAACAGCTACTTTGACAATGGTGATAACTATcttgatgaagaagatgatgctttagaggaaggaggagtattTTGATCTTGCCTTTGCCCAATAAATTCACAAAATTAATTTAATT
The sequence above is drawn from the Portunus trituberculatus isolate SZX2019 chromosome 41, ASM1759143v1, whole genome shotgun sequence genome and encodes:
- the LOC123516922 gene encoding DNA-directed RNA polymerase III subunit RPC7-like produces the protein MGGRGRGRGRGKGMSLEQLGVQKGEVLPDRIVGPPETYPPLEFRPVQPTQEKNLAESYLLVVKKEYREHMQNSQFYIQPGVKRKDIERYSDRYQLLSSHRGQLSLNWSRFPKELHPTSVSILRKKRKKEAEKVKVNVKKARTKDMNVSETLEALEKAEAMGMEDNEEDERENADKAEVEDVEELEEADEELDEGTDYFNSYFDNGDNYLDEEDDALEEGGVF